From one Gracilibacillus salinarum genomic stretch:
- a CDS encoding GNAT family N-acetyltransferase, with amino-acid sequence MKIRNVTSADYDSIFPVINDWWGGRQMAHLLPKVFFVHFNNTSFIIEQKGEIIGFLIGFFSQSDQDVAYIHFVGVHPDFRQQQIGKQLYHAFFNEAEKNGKRFVRAVTSPVNKTSIAYHTKIGFAIEQGNKEVDGVSVLANYDGEDQDRVLFVKKIY; translated from the coding sequence ATGAAAATAAGAAATGTCACAAGCGCTGATTATGATAGTATTTTTCCTGTCATTAATGATTGGTGGGGTGGCAGACAGATGGCTCACCTGCTGCCTAAAGTATTTTTTGTTCACTTTAACAATACTAGTTTTATTATCGAACAAAAGGGAGAAATAATTGGTTTTTTAATTGGATTTTTCTCACAATCTGATCAAGATGTAGCTTATATTCATTTTGTCGGTGTGCATCCCGACTTTCGCCAGCAACAGATTGGTAAGCAGCTTTACCATGCATTTTTTAATGAGGCAGAAAAGAATGGCAAAAGATTTGTTCGTGCGGTAACTTCTCCTGTTAATAAAACTTCTATTGCTTACCACACAAAGATCGGATTTGCGATCGAGCAAGGTAACAAAGAAGTAGACGGTGTTTCTGTTTTGGCAAATTATGATGGAGAGGACCAGGATAGAGTTTTGTTCGTGAAGAAAATCTATTAA
- a CDS encoding nucleotidyltransferase domain-containing protein has protein sequence MRSRNEYLIHVAHQFINNCEPEVVYASVGGSVGRGEADRYSDVDVTVFTKTAVTSKNIDLYYEKEIIQAEVLPATQLPTKQAIREEPWNYRFITETMIIKDTDGIYQALREWAICYLNSVQAKQKMIQFVSAVVKERCTYAVECIHNHMTISANITAMGAMADAGFLYLFIRKQSCSTEAMFSEVIHNHKETFMKASPFSLSQDHNISACLRHFRQFLRKQGYNSNQLTDIHDVLCDKKIERLNHANHILQLQWQMYGEAVGLYLETANGLPYEDFQKELPLSLQKELTMLGFSPFSMTQVEQLCSVSQELIKKATRTYQ, from the coding sequence TTGCGAAGTAGAAATGAGTACTTGATTCATGTAGCGCACCAGTTTATTAACAATTGTGAACCAGAGGTTGTTTATGCCTCTGTTGGAGGATCTGTTGGCAGAGGAGAAGCAGATCGTTATAGTGATGTCGATGTAACGGTATTTACAAAAACTGCTGTCACTTCTAAAAATATCGACCTATACTATGAGAAAGAAATAATACAAGCAGAGGTACTGCCAGCGACGCAATTGCCAACTAAACAAGCCATTCGTGAAGAGCCATGGAATTATCGTTTTATTACGGAGACTATGATCATAAAAGACACAGATGGGATCTACCAAGCGTTACGGGAATGGGCAATTTGCTATTTAAATTCCGTTCAAGCAAAGCAAAAGATGATCCAATTTGTTTCTGCGGTGGTAAAAGAACGGTGCACATACGCAGTGGAGTGTATCCATAACCATATGACCATTTCAGCTAATATAACAGCGATGGGGGCGATGGCGGATGCTGGATTTTTATATTTGTTTATAAGAAAACAATCATGTTCTACAGAGGCTATGTTCTCTGAAGTGATTCATAACCACAAGGAAACTTTTATGAAAGCTTCTCCTTTTTCTCTATCACAAGACCATAACATCTCTGCTTGTCTTCGTCACTTCCGACAATTCTTAAGAAAACAGGGATATAACAGCAATCAGTTAACTGACATACATGATGTCCTGTGTGATAAAAAAATAGAAAGATTGAATCATGCTAATCATATTTTGCAACTGCAATGGCAAATGTACGGTGAAGCAGTCGGACTATATTTAGAGACAGCCAATGGATTACCTTACGAAGATTTTCAGAAAGAGCTGCCGTTATCGCTACAGAAAGAATTAACGATGCTAGGTTTTTCTCCATTCTCCATGACTCAAGTCGAACAGCTCTGTAGTGTAAGTCAGGAATTGATCAAGAAAGCAACTAGAACTTATCAGTAA
- a CDS encoding GNAT family N-acetyltransferase: MISFASNQGSKNPPLIVVSLYVAELCIDNREQGNGYGTSLLTYLEKKLTSIGIESLYLITANDGKAKSFYQKNDYFIHDNRLVMKKLLT; this comes from the coding sequence CTGATAAGTTTCGCTAGCAATCAAGGGAGCAAAAACCCTCCCCTGATTGTAGTTTCACTTTACGTAGCCGAACTATGTATCGACAATCGGGAGCAGGGAAATGGCTACGGAACAAGTCTGCTTACCTATTTAGAAAAAAAGCTCACAAGTATAGGGATAGAAAGTCTATACTTAATAACTGCTAATGATGGGAAAGCAAAATCATTTTATCAAAAAAATGACTACTTCATACATGATAATAGACTAGTGATGAAGAAGCTTCTAACTTAA
- a CDS encoding sugar O-acetyltransferase — translation MRTEKEKMVAGEMYNPADNELVSGRMNARRIVRQYNQTEEAKRVELLKELLGSTGEMVYMEPNIRFDYGYNTHVGENFFANFDCTILDVCEVRFGDNCMLAPGVQIYTATYPLNPTERNSGKEYAKPITIGDNVWIGGSAIINPGVTIGNNAVIASGAVVTKDVPDNVVVGGNPARVLREIAL, via the coding sequence ATGAGAACAGAAAAAGAAAAAATGGTAGCTGGAGAAATGTATAATCCAGCAGATAATGAATTAGTAAGTGGCCGGATGAATGCCAGACGTATCGTTCGCCAATATAATCAAACAGAAGAAGCAAAACGAGTGGAGCTGTTAAAAGAATTACTAGGATCGACAGGCGAAATGGTCTACATGGAACCAAATATCCGCTTTGATTACGGTTATAACACACATGTGGGAGAAAATTTCTTTGCAAATTTTGACTGCACCATTTTAGACGTTTGTGAAGTTCGCTTTGGCGATAATTGTATGTTAGCGCCAGGCGTGCAAATCTATACGGCAACATACCCGCTCAATCCAACTGAGCGTAATTCCGGGAAAGAATATGCAAAACCGATTACGATAGGCGATAATGTCTGGATTGGTGGAAGCGCCATTATTAATCCTGGTGTAACGATTGGAAACAATGCAGTGATAGCATCAGGTGCAGTCGTCACGAAAGATGTACCTGATAATGTAGTGGTGGGCGGCAACCCTGCTAGAGTGTTACGAGAAATAGCGTTATAA
- a CDS encoding LysM peptidoglycan-binding domain-containing protein — translation MTIHVVKSGESLWQIANLYQLPIVTIMEVNGLPSANTIIPGLALYIPNVPVIQNRAYMVKAGDTIWQLANRYNTTIEAIIQANPGLNPAALYVGQILMIPTAMRPQIETLGFVIPYSQESVLTVIRSLANLLTYVAVVSYSFTDEGYAYVLLDDTEVVRESNQLGVTPLLMIRNFTAEDFDAELAGNVFANPVYRRNLIDSLMRFVNEKGYGGVSLDIEFIPPARRQNFNTFLQELKAALGSLILHVNVHAKSEDLPTNRIVGAYDYQQIGAIADIVAIMTIDYGYPGGPPDPVAPLWWMNEVVQYATSLIDSRKLQIAFPLYGYDWRVSDNNTTALSVNGAQDQAIAANTVIAYNQPAASPWYRYWDGTEEHIVWFEDSRSYQAKYNVVDLYQLLGVTYWQLNLPAPQNWAYLHDHYTVTKI, via the coding sequence ATGACCATCCATGTTGTAAAAAGTGGGGAATCGTTGTGGCAAATTGCAAATCTTTATCAGCTTCCGATCGTTACTATTATGGAAGTGAATGGATTACCTTCTGCCAATACAATCATCCCTGGACTGGCACTTTATATTCCGAATGTACCTGTTATTCAGAATAGAGCATATATGGTGAAAGCCGGCGATACCATCTGGCAGCTGGCAAATCGTTATAATACGACGATTGAAGCGATCATACAGGCAAACCCTGGTCTTAATCCTGCTGCATTATATGTAGGACAGATACTGATGATTCCAACAGCAATGAGACCTCAAATAGAGACTTTAGGTTTTGTGATTCCCTATTCACAGGAATCTGTGCTAACGGTTATCCGCTCGTTAGCGAATTTGCTTACGTATGTGGCCGTGGTGTCTTATTCATTTACTGACGAAGGCTATGCCTATGTATTGTTAGATGATACAGAAGTGGTGCGCGAAAGTAATCAGCTCGGTGTTACACCATTATTGATGATTCGTAATTTTACAGCAGAGGATTTTGATGCGGAATTAGCAGGCAACGTGTTTGCTAACCCTGTTTATCGCCGGAACTTAATTGATAGTTTAATGCGTTTCGTGAATGAAAAAGGATATGGCGGTGTTTCGCTCGATATCGAATTTATCCCACCTGCAAGAAGACAAAATTTTAATACCTTTTTGCAGGAATTGAAAGCGGCGCTCGGGTCCTTGATTTTACATGTAAATGTCCATGCCAAATCAGAGGACTTGCCAACCAATCGGATTGTTGGTGCCTATGACTACCAGCAGATTGGAGCAATAGCAGACATTGTAGCCATCATGACGATTGATTATGGCTATCCAGGTGGCCCGCCTGATCCAGTAGCGCCGTTGTGGTGGATGAATGAAGTTGTCCAGTATGCAACGAGCCTGATTGATTCCCGTAAGCTGCAAATTGCTTTTCCTTTGTACGGTTATGATTGGCGGGTGAGTGATAACAATACCACCGCTTTGTCGGTCAACGGAGCACAAGACCAGGCGATCGCAGCGAATACCGTGATTGCCTATAATCAGCCGGCAGCCTCGCCTTGGTATCGTTATTGGGACGGGACGGAAGAGCACATCGTCTGGTTTGAGGATAGCAGGAGTTACCAGGCGAAGTATAACGTCGTTGATTTATATCAGTTATTAGGTGTTACTTACTGGCAGTTAAATTTGCCAGCACCGCAAAATTGGGCCTATTTACATGATCATTATACCGTGACAAAGATTTGA
- a CDS encoding NUDIX hydrolase, translating to MNRWKTLESKYLHKSPFGNIRKDSCELPNGTVIEDYYVNEYAAWINAIVLTKDYKLVLVEQYRHVGEDFFLEVPAGKKEGNETDEEGIVREVKEETGYISEQKPILLGEFMVNPATQNNSVKTFLLLEAFQAYQQDLDETEDVKVRMVDFEQFGYQMTTKQIKSQLFTANAYFMAKNYLRQKEVER from the coding sequence ATGAACAGATGGAAAACGCTAGAATCAAAGTATCTTCATAAAAGTCCTTTTGGTAATATCCGAAAAGATAGTTGCGAATTACCGAACGGCACTGTGATAGAAGACTATTATGTCAATGAATATGCGGCTTGGATAAATGCTATTGTTCTGACGAAAGATTATAAGTTAGTACTGGTAGAGCAATATCGTCATGTGGGTGAAGACTTTTTCTTAGAAGTTCCTGCTGGTAAAAAGGAAGGGAATGAAACAGATGAAGAAGGAATAGTCCGGGAAGTAAAGGAAGAAACGGGCTATATCAGTGAACAAAAGCCAATCCTTCTTGGGGAATTCATGGTTAATCCAGCAACGCAAAACAATTCTGTAAAAACCTTTCTGCTTTTGGAAGCGTTCCAAGCCTATCAGCAAGACTTAGATGAGACAGAAGATGTCAAAGTGAGAATGGTAGATTTTGAGCAGTTTGGCTATCAAATGACAACCAAGCAAATAAAGTCACAGTTATTCACTGCCAATGCCTATTTTATGGCGAAGAATTATCTGAGGCAGAAGGAAGTGGAACGTTGA
- a CDS encoding beta-galactosidase: MRTYQLDITTEPKEIYPALTNFHQQNKTGDTISFTNYYMEWNQQPFFGISGEFHFSRYYEQFWEDEIIKMKMSGINIISTYIFWNHHEETQGSFVWEDNKNVRRFIELCAKHQLLVNIRIGPFNHGEARNGGMPDWLFGRPFSLRSNDEEYLYYVKRLFQQIGKQVDGLLFKEGGPIISTQLENEFQHAGAPWEMTTGTSNEWLEAGTDGEAHIKQLKKLALEVGIDTPIYSATGWGGAAAPTNTVLPLWGGYAYWPWIFYGEVEKHPATPSFIFRDYHNNQVPETFDFEPAYQPESVPYACAEMGGGMTVFYYYRFQLPYPSVDALSSIKVAGGCNFVGYYVFHGGSNPKGKHTPFLNETVTPKISYDYQAPIGEFGQVRDSYHRLKRQHLFYQQYGKSFASTKTILPTEEIQPEDIDTVRYAVRTDGKSGFLYINNFQDHIETKDQKDFTIELKRGDDLIRFASLSLAKDENCILPFHIDLDGIHLRYATNQLITETSYQGETYYFFFTPKGMRSEYVLDTAGIREIHAADGTIERKDKDIRVNLPQKLTRLDITTNQGEMVHICTLTHEQSMQFWKVDDRILLTKANVLAGESGLRLESEGADSIDLATFPPLADKQAIFTEYKVPFIKEEIGFDVDYRSDNKAVITFAPTAFANVKELLLKIDYEGDIGYAFIDGELIHDHFANQDTWEIGLKRFEKELLEKGMYLYISPIKEGVAVKSDSSMAARTEVAEKVTAAIASIQVVPIYEVGIE; the protein is encoded by the coding sequence ATGCGTACCTATCAATTGGATATTACAACAGAACCGAAAGAAATTTATCCGGCATTAACCAATTTTCATCAACAAAATAAGACCGGTGACACGATCAGCTTCACTAATTATTATATGGAATGGAATCAGCAGCCATTTTTCGGTATTAGTGGAGAGTTTCATTTTAGCCGTTACTATGAACAATTCTGGGAAGATGAAATAATTAAAATGAAAATGAGTGGCATCAACATTATCTCAACTTATATTTTTTGGAATCACCATGAAGAAACCCAAGGAAGCTTTGTATGGGAAGACAATAAAAACGTCAGAAGATTTATCGAGTTGTGTGCCAAGCATCAATTGCTTGTTAATATTCGGATCGGTCCTTTTAATCATGGAGAAGCAAGGAATGGCGGCATGCCGGATTGGCTCTTTGGCCGTCCATTTTCATTGCGATCGAATGATGAGGAATACCTTTATTATGTGAAGAGACTTTTTCAGCAAATAGGCAAACAAGTAGACGGGCTTCTGTTTAAAGAGGGTGGTCCAATCATCAGTACGCAGTTGGAAAATGAATTTCAGCATGCTGGTGCACCGTGGGAAATGACGACAGGGACGAGCAATGAGTGGCTGGAGGCTGGCACGGACGGTGAAGCACACATCAAGCAACTGAAAAAGCTTGCGCTAGAAGTCGGAATCGATACGCCGATATACAGTGCAACTGGCTGGGGTGGTGCGGCTGCCCCGACAAATACTGTTCTGCCCTTGTGGGGTGGCTATGCCTACTGGCCGTGGATTTTTTATGGAGAGGTAGAAAAGCATCCAGCAACGCCTAGCTTTATCTTTCGAGATTACCATAACAATCAGGTACCCGAGACGTTTGATTTTGAGCCTGCTTATCAGCCGGAAAGTGTGCCATATGCCTGTGCTGAAATGGGCGGTGGCATGACGGTGTTTTACTATTATCGTTTTCAGTTGCCTTATCCAAGTGTCGATGCATTAAGTTCGATAAAAGTAGCGGGCGGTTGTAATTTTGTCGGCTATTATGTGTTCCATGGCGGCTCGAATCCGAAGGGGAAGCATACACCATTTCTAAATGAGACGGTCACACCGAAAATAAGTTATGACTACCAGGCACCGATCGGTGAATTCGGACAAGTCAGGGATTCCTATCACCGTTTGAAAAGACAGCACTTATTCTACCAGCAATACGGAAAAAGCTTTGCCAGCACGAAAACAATTTTACCAACGGAGGAAATTCAGCCGGAAGACATCGATACGGTACGGTATGCGGTTCGTACAGATGGAAAGTCGGGCTTTCTCTATATTAATAATTTTCAGGATCATATCGAGACGAAGGATCAGAAGGACTTTACCATTGAACTTAAGCGTGGGGATGACCTTATCCGATTTGCTTCATTATCCTTAGCGAAAGATGAAAATTGTATCCTGCCATTTCATATTGATCTGGATGGTATCCACCTTCGCTATGCGACCAATCAACTGATTACGGAAACGAGCTATCAGGGCGAAACGTATTATTTTTTCTTCACGCCAAAAGGGATGAGAAGTGAATACGTGTTAGATACTGCTGGGATTCGCGAAATACATGCAGCGGATGGAACGATTGAGCGAAAGGATAAAGATATCAGGGTTAACCTGCCACAGAAGCTGACCCGGTTGGATATAACGACAAATCAGGGTGAAATGGTTCATATTTGTACGCTTACGCATGAGCAAAGTATGCAGTTTTGGAAGGTGGATGACCGCATTCTCTTGACAAAAGCAAATGTGCTAGCCGGTGAATCCGGACTAAGATTAGAAAGCGAAGGGGCCGATAGCATCGACTTGGCAACTTTTCCACCGTTAGCAGATAAACAAGCCATATTTACGGAGTACAAGGTCCCATTTATCAAGGAAGAGATTGGCTTTGATGTCGATTACAGGTCAGATAACAAAGCGGTCATCACCTTTGCCCCAACGGCTTTTGCCAATGTAAAAGAATTATTGTTGAAAATCGATTATGAAGGGGACATTGGCTATGCATTTATTGATGGAGAGCTGATTCACGATCATTTTGCCAATCAGGACACATGGGAAATAGGGTTAAAACGATTTGAAAAAGAATTACTGGAAAAAGGGATGTATCTTTATATTTCTCCGATTAAGGAAGGGGTAGCGGTTAAAAGTGATTCATCAATGGCGGCCCGGACAGAAGTAGCGGAAAAAGTGACCGCTGCGATTGCATCGATTCAGGTTGTGCCGATTTATGAGGTAGGTATCGAGTAA
- a CDS encoding alpha/beta fold hydrolase, with product MKKTVLFIHSAGPQGPNEGSSNLIAYLEKELSDSYRLITPEMPAPEEPKYDQWKHQLEKEINKLHGEVIVIGHSLGGSVLLKYLSEQACKLTIRGMFILASPYWGLDDEWQLNDFILPHHFAENLPPIANVFLYHSRNEKIVPFIHHQAYAKKLPQATLRQIEGDRHLFHDGLVELVDDIKGL from the coding sequence ATGAAAAAAACCGTATTATTTATCCATAGCGCTGGACCACAGGGACCGAATGAAGGAAGTAGTAATTTAATCGCTTATCTCGAAAAAGAACTCAGTGATTCCTATCGTCTAATCACGCCTGAAATGCCTGCACCTGAAGAGCCAAAGTATGATCAGTGGAAACATCAGCTTGAGAAAGAAATTAACAAACTTCATGGCGAGGTAATAGTAATCGGCCATTCCTTAGGTGGTTCTGTTTTGCTAAAGTACCTTTCTGAGCAGGCTTGTAAGCTTACGATCAGAGGTATGTTCATTCTTGCATCTCCGTATTGGGGCTTGGATGATGAATGGCAGTTAAATGATTTTATCCTTCCGCACCACTTTGCAGAGAATCTCCCTCCGATAGCTAACGTATTTCTGTATCATAGTCGTAATGAGAAAATTGTTCCTTTTATCCATCACCAAGCCTATGCAAAAAAACTGCCCCAGGCAACGCTGAGACAGATCGAAGGTGATCGTCATCTTTTTCATGATGGGTTAGTTGAACTGGTTGATGATATAAAAGGTTTATAA
- a CDS encoding GrpB family protein, giving the protein MRRVKVCTYQNIWPSIFATEAEQLKEIFGGECTAIYHIGSTAVPELHAKPIIDIMPIVKKIDIIDTYNNQMKEIGYTPKGENGIPQRRYFQKGGDNRTHHVHIYQEGSHQITRHLAFREYLREHPGERNRYGQWKVKLANQFPYEISSYIDGKDDLVKEIENKALEWYKGF; this is encoded by the coding sequence TTGAGAAGAGTAAAGGTCTGCACGTATCAGAATATATGGCCGTCGATCTTTGCCACGGAAGCGGAGCAGCTGAAAGAAATCTTTGGTGGAGAGTGTACAGCTATTTATCACATTGGAAGTACAGCAGTTCCTGAACTCCACGCCAAGCCGATCATTGACATAATGCCGATTGTGAAAAAGATTGACATCATTGATACATATAATAACCAAATGAAGGAAATCGGCTATACACCAAAAGGAGAAAATGGTATTCCGCAACGCAGGTATTTTCAAAAAGGTGGCGATAATCGTACACATCATGTTCATATCTATCAGGAAGGAAGTCATCAAATTACAAGGCATTTAGCCTTTCGTGAATACTTAAGAGAGCATCCAGGTGAACGCAATCGCTATGGTCAATGGAAAGTGAAATTAGCAAATCAATTTCCTTATGAAATTAGTTCTTATATTGATGGGAAAGATGATCTCGTTAAGGAAATAGAGAATAAAGCGTTGGAATGGTATAAAGGTTTCTAA
- a CDS encoding tyrosine-type recombinase/integrase: MEFVHPIKDPKAINEIKQHLLRHSKRDYLFFVLGINTGLRLSDLLTLNVRDVWDGQQVTSYLYPNDSDTPFFLNQNAQNAIFDYVHMKDFQPDHFLFQSNKGNAPITRQQAYRIIKKAAEAIGVQENIGAHTLRKTFGYHAYKKGVAISLLQKMFHHASTNETLHYLDIHDNNDSIIQIDVNL; encoded by the coding sequence ATGGAATTTGTCCATCCGATCAAGGACCCAAAAGCCATTAATGAAATCAAACAGCACCTACTTCGTCATTCAAAGCGGGATTACCTGTTTTTTGTTCTAGGTATCAACACCGGTCTCCGATTATCCGATTTACTCACCCTCAACGTGAGAGATGTCTGGGATGGACAGCAAGTAACGTCTTATCTCTACCCCAACGACAGTGACACACCTTTTTTCCTCAATCAAAATGCGCAGAACGCGATTTTTGACTATGTACACATGAAAGATTTTCAGCCTGACCATTTTTTATTTCAATCAAACAAAGGAAATGCCCCTATCACCCGTCAACAAGCATACCGAATCATAAAGAAAGCCGCTGAAGCAATTGGTGTACAAGAAAACATCGGTGCGCACACACTAAGAAAAACATTTGGCTATCATGCCTACAAAAAAGGAGTAGCGATATCCTTACTGCAGAAAATGTTCCACCACGCGTCCACCAATGAAACATTACATTATTTAGATATTCACGATAACAATGACTCCATTATTCAGATTGATGTAAATCTATAA
- a CDS encoding NUDIX hydrolase, translated as MEIWDIYDQNRKRTGRTHKRGLPMADGDYHIVVSVWIINENGDILLTKRHPDKSHPNLWEGTGGSILAGENSLEGALREVKEEIGVPLSKKNGKLVKSTRRDGFHDFKDDWLFAENVDIRDVVLQEEEVVDIKWVTRKELKAMYDSHQLVPTLRYVEELL; from the coding sequence ATGGAAATCTGGGATATTTACGATCAAAATAGAAAGAGAACAGGAAGAACGCATAAACGGGGGCTTCCAATGGCAGATGGTGATTATCATATCGTTGTTAGTGTCTGGATTATCAATGAGAACGGGGATATCCTTTTAACTAAAAGACATCCGGACAAATCGCATCCTAATCTCTGGGAAGGCACAGGTGGCTCGATATTAGCTGGTGAAAACAGTCTGGAGGGTGCTTTGCGGGAAGTAAAAGAAGAGATAGGAGTCCCCCTTTCTAAGAAAAATGGAAAGCTGGTAAAAAGCACAAGACGAGATGGATTTCACGATTTCAAGGATGATTGGCTGTTTGCAGAAAACGTTGATATTCGGGATGTTGTGTTGCAGGAAGAGGAAGTAGTCGATATCAAATGGGTGACGAGGAAAGAGTTGAAAGCAATGTATGACAGTCATCAGCTTGTTCCAACGCTTCGGTATGTGGAAGAATTACTATAA
- a CDS encoding GNAT family N-acetyltransferase, which produces MEIEKFNVSDIEEVVSLFYDTVHHVNRKDYSTTALHAWAPADEQAEKLATWCESLRANIAYVAKSQGRIVGFADLSFLGHIDRLYVHKDFQRKGIATALVDALESEAKKWNLLTVDTDASITAKPFFIKRGYRVVRPQIVKRRGVELRNYKMIKEWKE; this is translated from the coding sequence TTGGAGATCGAAAAGTTCAACGTGTCTGATATTGAGGAAGTGGTTTCCTTATTCTATGATACGGTTCATCATGTTAACCGAAAAGATTACTCAACAACAGCGCTTCATGCTTGGGCACCAGCAGATGAACAGGCGGAAAAACTGGCAACCTGGTGTGAATCGTTACGTGCAAACATAGCGTATGTAGCAAAATCTCAAGGAAGGATCGTAGGATTTGCTGATCTATCTTTTTTAGGTCATATAGATAGATTGTATGTCCATAAGGATTTTCAACGGAAAGGGATAGCGACGGCATTAGTCGATGCTCTGGAATCAGAAGCGAAGAAATGGAACCTTTTAACGGTTGATACCGATGCTAGTATTACAGCAAAACCTTTTTTCATAAAGCGAGGTTATCGAGTCGTTCGTCCTCAAATAGTAAAACGAAGAGGAGTAGAGTTGAGGAATTATAAAATGATCAAGGAATGGAAGGAGTAG
- a CDS encoding GNAT family N-acetyltransferase: MEIKLEKAVVDDANSIFPIQREAFLPLLEKYKDYHTNPAAESIDRVIKRISDPSGGFFKIVADNELVGAICVTSKDNLQYWISPMFILPAFQGRGIAQKSITLVEQLFTKARTWELATILEEKRNGHLYEKMGYQKTGIIRKLNEQTTLIYYRKKTY, translated from the coding sequence ATGGAAATAAAGCTGGAAAAAGCAGTAGTAGATGATGCAAACTCAATATTTCCCATTCAGAGAGAAGCCTTTTTGCCTCTTTTAGAAAAGTATAAAGATTATCACACGAACCCAGCAGCAGAATCTATTGATAGAGTAATCAAAAGAATCAGTGATCCATCTGGTGGCTTTTTCAAAATAGTAGCGGATAACGAGTTGGTTGGAGCCATTTGTGTTACTAGTAAAGATAACTTACAATATTGGATCAGTCCAATGTTCATCTTGCCCGCTTTTCAAGGAAGAGGAATAGCTCAAAAAAGTATAACCCTCGTTGAACAATTATTTACGAAGGCGCGGACGTGGGAGTTAGCCACTATTTTAGAAGAAAAACGAAATGGTCATCTGTACGAGAAAATGGGCTATCAAAAAACAGGTATAATCCGGAAGCTAAATGAGCAGACAACGTTGATTTATTATCGAAAGAAGACTTACTGA
- a CDS encoding PhzF family phenazine biosynthesis protein, producing MRKVTVYHYDAFSKKAGKGNPAGIVLNGEQLTDEEMQKTALKVGFNETAFPLPSDIADLRIRFFTPGHEMNLCGHATIATVYALHSKGLLSDKTEVTIETNAGILPVNIETVKNELFLTMKQASPAFAAFNGSAKKLANAIGLEETEIRTDIPVVYGSTGTWTLLIPIKELASFQKMNPNTKCFPAILRENKRASIHPFCMETIDPEADMHARHFSSPYSGTVEDAVTGTASGVMGAYYATYMNPDFSDSLQLLVEQGHEIKKDGRVLVDVSRNKETYEIRISGNAVFVKEFDVVLDE from the coding sequence ATGAGGAAGGTTACCGTCTATCATTATGATGCATTTAGTAAAAAAGCGGGTAAAGGAAATCCGGCGGGAATCGTTTTGAATGGCGAGCAGTTAACAGATGAAGAAATGCAGAAGACAGCATTGAAAGTTGGTTTTAACGAAACTGCATTTCCGCTGCCATCAGATATAGCAGACTTACGCATCCGTTTTTTTACACCTGGCCACGAAATGAACCTGTGCGGCCACGCCACAATAGCGACGGTCTATGCCTTACATTCAAAAGGACTGCTAAGTGATAAAACGGAAGTTACTATTGAGACAAACGCAGGTATTTTACCAGTAAACATAGAGACTGTGAAAAATGAGCTATTTCTGACAATGAAACAAGCATCTCCAGCATTTGCAGCATTTAATGGATCTGCAAAAAAATTAGCGAACGCGATCGGATTAGAAGAAACAGAAATTCGTACGGATATTCCTGTCGTTTATGGCAGTACTGGTACATGGACACTATTAATTCCCATAAAAGAACTCGCTTCATTTCAAAAGATGAACCCTAACACCAAATGTTTTCCCGCTATCTTACGAGAGAATAAAAGAGCATCTATCCATCCATTTTGCATGGAAACGATTGATCCGGAAGCGGATATGCATGCGCGACACTTCTCTTCTCCCTACTCAGGAACGGTGGAGGATGCCGTGACTGGCACTGCATCTGGAGTGATGGGTGCGTATTACGCTACTTATATGAACCCGGACTTTTCCGATTCACTGCAGCTTCTGGTAGAACAGGGGCATGAAATAAAAAAAGATGGACGTGTACTAGTCGATGTCTCACGAAATAAGGAGACCTATGAGATTCGGATTAGTGGAAATGCGGTGTTTGTTAAGGAATTTGATGTGGTACTGGATGAATAG